Proteins from a single region of Catenulispora acidiphila DSM 44928:
- a CDS encoding sensor histidine kinase — MRITRRLGVLVAVPLAAVSGFGAVALTASAGEAWRSEQLWSMMHTSDAAGKLLSRLQDERTAMALLLTSHQSPTTPDVATRIAATDAALADYRKQLTSMRHATPATRSLLARIDQDLAQLTSLRAQIKANSAPALSSVVFQYRIAIADLDQLRVSVIGDGAASQPIAARLQAADLLYQASEATGQEESNVLRSAVGLPLTPAAVAAISHDRQSYDDAMEAFDSAAPAGWNERPDQAMTSSDILTAEQYEDQISRLGPGDLLALDKDQWVQTMSARRAALDDVREDMDLATMAAVAQLRDRSERIAEIEAAAVAGTALLVIMISLRLGRPMIRGLRQLRDAAHAVATEGLPAAVEELRTTDSLTGRTPEEFAEQAGDALPLGAGRGDALNADDPKDELAAVARAFNSVHREALRTAAEQVLLRAGVGATFVALARRGERLTGALTSELDRAERSEQDPDRLARLFVLDHLAARMARNNESLLVLGGEGSARVRERAVTLLDVVRAALGRVERYTRVDLESVDPAILVAPHAVDHLVHLCAELLDNATSFSAPDSRVTVEGHRMTDRVVVQIADRGLGMTPARRAELNTQLAAPRQVDSDTVRAMGLTVVAHLAAWYGIEVRLRARPGGGTVAEVGLPLGVIAADGVAGLGAGAGAANGSARMASSVLPEVNGAGSADKDADWPELPFPDSDEPVGVGAQGTAFAAAQISVSVPTSGPASAPVPAEAPSPAEGTTVNGLPVRRPKAQLPAKVRRNPAPPAKPASPEAAPTSAPTSAATSAPTDEPGSHPGPAVKRPRIDRDPEHVAATMAAYARGLSGRSGPKQQ; from the coding sequence TTGAGGATCACGCGCAGGCTCGGCGTCCTGGTCGCCGTCCCGCTCGCCGCGGTGTCCGGCTTCGGGGCCGTGGCGCTGACCGCCTCCGCCGGCGAGGCATGGCGCAGCGAGCAGCTGTGGTCGATGATGCACACCTCGGACGCGGCCGGGAAACTGTTGTCCCGCTTACAGGACGAGCGCACCGCGATGGCGCTGCTGCTCACCTCGCATCAGTCCCCGACGACGCCGGACGTCGCCACCCGGATCGCCGCGACCGACGCCGCCCTGGCGGACTATCGCAAACAGCTGACATCCATGCGGCACGCCACCCCGGCCACCCGCAGCCTGCTGGCCCGCATCGACCAGGACCTGGCGCAGCTGACGTCGCTGCGCGCGCAGATCAAGGCGAATTCCGCGCCGGCGCTGTCCTCGGTGGTGTTCCAGTACCGCATCGCGATCGCCGACCTGGACCAGCTGCGCGTCTCGGTGATCGGCGACGGCGCGGCCTCCCAGCCCATCGCCGCCCGGCTCCAGGCCGCGGACCTGTTGTATCAGGCCTCTGAGGCGACCGGGCAGGAGGAGTCGAACGTCCTGCGCTCGGCCGTCGGGCTCCCGCTGACGCCGGCCGCGGTCGCCGCGATCAGCCACGACCGGCAGTCCTACGACGACGCCATGGAAGCCTTCGACAGCGCCGCCCCGGCGGGCTGGAACGAGCGCCCGGACCAGGCGATGACCAGCTCGGACATCCTGACCGCCGAGCAGTACGAGGACCAGATATCCCGGCTGGGCCCGGGCGATCTGCTGGCCCTGGACAAGGACCAGTGGGTCCAGACGATGAGCGCCCGGCGCGCGGCGCTGGACGACGTCCGCGAGGACATGGACCTGGCGACCATGGCGGCGGTGGCGCAGCTGCGCGACCGGTCCGAGCGGATCGCCGAGATCGAGGCCGCCGCGGTCGCCGGGACCGCGCTGCTGGTGATCATGATCAGCCTGCGGCTCGGGCGGCCGATGATCAGAGGCCTGCGACAGTTGCGGGACGCCGCGCACGCCGTGGCCACCGAAGGGCTGCCGGCCGCCGTCGAGGAGCTGCGGACCACCGACTCCCTCACCGGCCGCACCCCCGAGGAGTTCGCCGAGCAGGCCGGCGACGCGCTGCCGCTGGGCGCCGGACGAGGCGACGCGCTGAACGCCGATGACCCCAAGGACGAGCTGGCCGCGGTCGCCCGCGCCTTCAACTCGGTGCACCGCGAAGCCCTGCGCACCGCTGCCGAGCAGGTGCTCCTGCGCGCCGGCGTGGGCGCCACCTTCGTCGCCCTCGCTCGCCGCGGCGAGCGCCTTACCGGCGCGCTGACCAGCGAGCTGGACCGCGCCGAGCGCTCCGAGCAGGACCCGGACCGGCTGGCCCGGCTGTTCGTGCTGGACCACCTGGCCGCGCGGATGGCGCGGAACAACGAGAGCCTGCTGGTGCTCGGCGGCGAGGGCTCGGCGCGGGTGCGCGAGCGCGCGGTGACGCTGCTGGACGTGGTCCGCGCCGCGCTCGGCCGGGTCGAGCGGTACACGCGGGTGGATCTGGAGTCCGTGGACCCGGCGATCCTCGTCGCGCCGCACGCCGTGGACCACCTGGTGCATCTGTGTGCTGAGCTGCTGGACAACGCCACCTCCTTCTCCGCGCCGGACAGCCGGGTGACGGTCGAGGGGCACCGGATGACCGACCGGGTGGTCGTCCAGATCGCCGACCGCGGTCTGGGCATGACCCCGGCCCGGCGCGCGGAGCTGAACACCCAGCTGGCCGCGCCGCGGCAGGTCGACAGCGACACGGTGCGGGCGATGGGCCTGACCGTGGTCGCGCACCTGGCCGCCTGGTACGGGATCGAGGTCCGGCTGCGGGCCCGGCCCGGAGGCGGCACGGTCGCCGAGGTCGGGCTGCCGCTCGGGGTGATCGCGGCCGACGGGGTCGCGGGTCTTGGTGCGGGTGCTGGCGCGGCGAACGGTTCCGCGCGTATGGCGTCGAGCGTGCTGCCAGAGGTCAACGGCGCCGGCTCCGCCGATAAGGACGCTGATTGGCCCGAGCTTCCTTTCCCCGACAGCGACGAGCCGGTGGGCGTCGGCGCCCAGGGAACCGCTTTCGCGGCGGCGCAGATTTCGGTGTCAGTTCCCACTTCGGGTCCGGCTTCGGCTCCGGTACCGGCCGAAGCGCCGTCCCCTGCCGAGGGCACGACCGTCAACGGTCTGCCGGTCCGCCGGCCGAAGGCTCAGTTGCCTGCGAAGGTGCGGCGGAACCCGGCGCCGCCCGCCAAGCCCGCGTCCCCAGAAGCCGCACCAACCTCCGCACCGACCTCCGCAGCGACCTCCGCACCAACCGACGAGCCCGGCAGCCACCCCGGGCCCGCCGTCAAGAGGCCCCGCATCGACCGGGATCCCGAGCATGTGGCGGCCACCATGGCCGCCTACGCGCGCGGGCTCTCCGGCCGCAGCGGGCCGAAACAGCAGTGA
- a CDS encoding DUF4037 domain-containing protein yields MTTPRFLPGLELSRRFYHEAVLPILDAEVPGLPHAAARLGSGSEVLGFDTARSADHEWGPRLQLFLAADDVTRYRERLMSAFAYQLPKTFLGYPTHFEAAGGDGHIGSMQTTDGPVRHRVEIADVDSWLAGCLGFTPSRGVTTADWLATPTQRLLEATSGAVFHDGLGPLTTDRERLAWYPDDMWRYVLACQWKRLAQEEAFVGRCGEVGDELGSAVVGARLVRDVMRLVLLMERRYPPYSKWLGSAFARTSAATELMPHMIAALAATDWKARERALVQVYERVAALHNSLELTDRLDPSARLYFERPFQVIGAHRFAEALMQCVDDQDIRALPTIGAIDQFADSTDFLGRAEFTRGAITAAMGGTA; encoded by the coding sequence ATGACCACTCCGCGATTCCTCCCCGGCCTGGAGCTGTCACGGCGCTTCTACCACGAGGCCGTGCTCCCGATCCTCGACGCGGAGGTCCCGGGGCTCCCGCACGCCGCCGCGCGGCTCGGCAGCGGGTCGGAGGTGCTCGGGTTCGACACGGCGCGCTCGGCGGATCACGAGTGGGGTCCGCGGCTCCAGCTGTTCCTGGCGGCGGATGATGTGACGCGGTATCGCGAGCGGCTGATGTCAGCTTTCGCATATCAGCTCCCGAAGACGTTCCTCGGCTACCCGACGCACTTCGAGGCCGCCGGAGGAGACGGCCACATCGGCTCCATGCAGACCACGGACGGACCGGTGCGGCATCGGGTCGAGATCGCGGACGTCGACAGCTGGCTCGCCGGGTGTCTGGGCTTCACGCCGTCGCGCGGTGTGACGACCGCCGACTGGCTGGCCACGCCGACGCAGCGGCTGCTCGAGGCGACATCCGGCGCGGTGTTCCATGACGGGCTCGGGCCGCTCACCACCGATCGCGAGCGGCTGGCGTGGTATCCGGACGACATGTGGCGCTACGTCCTGGCCTGCCAATGGAAGCGCCTCGCCCAGGAGGAGGCCTTCGTCGGGCGCTGCGGCGAGGTCGGGGACGAGCTGGGGTCGGCGGTGGTCGGCGCACGGCTGGTCCGGGACGTCATGCGCTTGGTGCTGCTGATGGAGCGGCGGTATCCGCCGTACAGCAAGTGGCTCGGGTCGGCGTTCGCGCGGACGAGTGCGGCGACCGAGCTGATGCCGCACATGATCGCCGCGCTCGCTGCGACTGATTGGAAGGCGCGGGAGCGGGCTTTGGTCCAGGTCTACGAGCGGGTGGCGGCGCTGCACAACAGCCTGGAGCTGACCGATCGGCTCGATCCGAGCGCCCGGCTCTACTTCGAGCGACCGTTCCAGGTCATCGGGGCGCATCGCTTCGCTGAGGCACTGATGCAGTGCGTCGACGACCAGGACATCCGGGCTCTGCCGACGATCGGCGCCATCGACCAGTTCGCCGACAGCACCGACTTCCTCGGACGAGCGGAGTTCACCCGCGGTGCGATCACCGCTGCGATGGGCGGCACCGCGTAG
- a CDS encoding ABC transporter transmembrane domain-containing protein — protein sequence MRRLPESDPGRPDTRSATRYLIWLVRMQWTSMALGAFWGVVWMVSQALMPAAIGKTIDAGVTAKDTAELWRWSAVVFALGCVTGVAGTLRHRCAVTNWLTAAYRTVQLTARQATDLGATLPSRIATGDVVAIGTADTSSIGGTMDVSARFAGAVVSVILVSILLLSTEVRIGLTVLIGVPLIMALVGPLLKPMHRRQGEVRTLQGKLTGRANDIVAGLRVLRGIGGEPEFAERYREQSQQLRFAGVRVARVESVLESAQVLLPGLFVVGVTWLAARLAVSHDITTGQLVAFYGYAAFLVLPLRTITEAWGRVLRAHVAATKVVRVLALSHPLAEASGSKADAADTAGTGALADEHSGLSLAPGSFTAVAAADPAEAIELADRLGRYRAADGVTLDGVPLESMPLVRLRQRVLVADNEARLFAGRLAEELARVGARSAGEHAADESGVTAALHTAAAEDIVEALPEGLDTAVTERGRSFSGGQQQRLRLARALLADPEVLLLVEPTSAVDAHTEARIAERLAQARTGRTTVVFTTSPLMLDRAERVVFLAGGRAAAEGRHRELLATVPAYRATVTREED from the coding sequence ATGCGGCGCCTTCCCGAGTCCGACCCCGGCAGACCCGACACGCGCTCGGCGACCCGGTACTTGATCTGGCTCGTACGGATGCAGTGGACGTCGATGGCCTTAGGCGCGTTCTGGGGCGTGGTCTGGATGGTCAGCCAGGCGCTGATGCCCGCCGCGATCGGCAAGACCATCGACGCCGGCGTCACCGCGAAGGACACCGCGGAGCTGTGGCGGTGGTCCGCGGTGGTCTTCGCCCTGGGCTGCGTCACCGGTGTGGCCGGGACCCTGCGGCACCGCTGCGCGGTCACCAACTGGCTGACCGCCGCCTACCGCACCGTGCAGCTCACCGCGCGCCAGGCGACCGACCTCGGCGCCACGCTGCCCAGCCGTATCGCCACCGGCGACGTCGTGGCCATCGGCACCGCGGACACCTCCAGCATCGGCGGCACGATGGACGTCAGCGCGCGCTTCGCCGGCGCGGTGGTCTCCGTGATCCTGGTCTCGATCCTGCTGCTGAGCACCGAGGTGCGCATCGGGCTCACCGTGCTGATCGGCGTGCCGCTGATCATGGCGCTGGTCGGGCCGCTCCTCAAGCCGATGCACCGCCGCCAGGGCGAGGTGCGCACGCTGCAGGGCAAGCTCACCGGCCGCGCCAACGACATCGTCGCCGGGCTCCGGGTGCTGCGCGGCATCGGCGGCGAGCCGGAGTTCGCCGAGCGCTACCGGGAGCAGTCGCAGCAGCTGCGGTTCGCCGGGGTGCGGGTGGCGCGCGTGGAATCGGTGCTGGAGTCGGCGCAGGTGCTGCTACCGGGGCTGTTCGTGGTCGGCGTGACCTGGCTCGCCGCGCGGCTGGCGGTGTCGCACGACATCACCACCGGGCAGCTGGTCGCCTTCTACGGCTACGCCGCGTTCCTGGTGCTGCCGCTGCGGACCATCACCGAGGCCTGGGGCAGGGTGCTGCGGGCGCATGTCGCGGCGACGAAGGTTGTCAGGGTTCTGGCACTGAGCCACCCGCTCGCCGAAGCCTCCGGTTCCAAGGCTGACGCCGCCGACACCGCCGGTACCGGCGCGCTCGCCGACGAGCACTCCGGCCTGTCCCTGGCGCCCGGGTCGTTCACGGCGGTCGCCGCCGCCGACCCGGCCGAGGCGATCGAGCTGGCCGACCGGCTCGGCCGCTACCGGGCTGCCGACGGCGTCACGCTGGACGGCGTACCGCTGGAGTCGATGCCGCTGGTCCGGCTGCGGCAGCGGGTTCTGGTCGCGGACAACGAGGCGCGGCTGTTCGCCGGACGGCTGGCTGAGGAGCTGGCCAGGGTTGGTGCCCGCAGTGCCGGTGAACATGCCGCCGACGAAAGCGGTGTCACCGCAGCCCTGCACACAGCGGCGGCCGAGGACATCGTCGAGGCGCTGCCCGAGGGCCTGGACACCGCGGTCACCGAGCGCGGACGTTCCTTCTCCGGCGGGCAGCAGCAACGGCTCCGCCTGGCGCGCGCCCTGCTCGCCGACCCCGAAGTGCTGCTGCTCGTCGAGCCCACCAGCGCGGTCGACGCGCACACCGAGGCGCGCATCGCCGAGCGGTTGGCGCAGGCGCGCACCGGCCGCACCACCGTGGTGTTCACCACCAGCCCGCTGATGCTCGACCGCGCCGAGCGCGTGGTGTTCCTGGCCGGCGGCCGGGCCGCCGCCGAGGGCCGGCACCGCGAGCTGCTGGCGACCGTGCCCGCCTACCGGGCCACTGTGACCAGGGAAGAGGACTGA
- a CDS encoding roadblock/LC7 domain-containing protein, translated as MNEPAPDLHGSLDWLLNDFAHGTPGVRHALAVSADGIVVATSRDLGEEQGEQLAAVAAGLVSLLAGAARLLESEPVRSNLTELGDGFLFSMAVSDGASLLVYAERECDIGQVTYAMAELINQVGDSLTPTARARMLSESNLPGAR; from the coding sequence ATGAACGAACCTGCACCCGATCTCCACGGCAGCCTCGACTGGCTGCTCAACGACTTCGCCCACGGGACCCCCGGGGTCCGGCACGCGCTGGCGGTCTCGGCCGACGGCATCGTCGTGGCCACCTCCCGGGACCTGGGCGAGGAACAGGGAGAGCAGCTCGCGGCGGTGGCCGCCGGCCTGGTGAGCCTGCTGGCCGGAGCCGCGCGGCTGCTGGAGTCCGAGCCGGTGCGCAGCAACCTGACCGAGCTCGGGGACGGCTTCCTGTTCTCCATGGCGGTCAGCGACGGCGCCTCGCTGCTGGTCTACGCCGAGCGCGAGTGCGACATCGGCCAGGTCACCTATGCCATGGCCGAGCTGATCAACCAGGTCGGGGACTCCCTGACGCCGACCGCCAGGGCCCGCATGCTCTCCGAGAGCAACCTGCCGGGGGCCCGCTGA
- a CDS encoding ABC transporter ATP-binding protein → MAAAPAPPVTATTATTTTTATTQPGGREALPIATSAEVRQYAARVARIRGRDLVLTVGLFALAAVAGLFGPRLLGSLIDGVQKGTTAGHVDTIVALIALFLIVQTVLTRYAKLAAGKFGEGVLAELRENFVSRVLELPLSVVERAGSGDLLSRSSRDVDMLSMAARYAVPTTLVAIVTVLLTIGALALVSPWAVLPLLVIVPPIGVVFRWYMKRAPEGYLAESARYADLTDSLAETVDGARTVEALGLQRHRIERTDEEIRRQFAAERYTLRLRCVFFPTAESCYIVPVALTLLFGGLGYVHGSFTLGQVTAATLYMQQIMGPIDEMLAWADQLQVGGASLARLLGVAGVPADRQASGEQPEGEDLRATDVRYSYIPGREVLHGVDLSLRAGERLAMVGPSGAGKSTLGRLLAGIHGPTVGSVAVGGVPLVELPLADLRGQVALVNQEHHVFAGTVRENVVLPRPEATEEQVREALAAVDALTWVEALPEGLQTPIGANGQTLSPAQAQQLALARLVLADPHTLVLDEATSLIDPRAARHLERSLAAVLEGRTVIAIAHRLHTAHDADRVAVVEDGVIAELGSHEELVETGGAYAGLWDSWHGRGAAAEQV, encoded by the coding sequence ATGGCTGCGGCACCCGCGCCACCAGTGACCGCGACCACTGCCACGACGACGACCACGGCCACGACCCAGCCCGGCGGCCGCGAGGCCCTGCCGATCGCCACCTCTGCCGAGGTGCGCCAGTACGCCGCGCGGGTCGCCCGCATTCGCGGCCGCGACCTGGTCCTGACCGTCGGGCTGTTCGCCCTGGCCGCGGTCGCCGGGCTGTTCGGGCCGCGGCTGCTCGGCTCGCTGATCGACGGCGTGCAGAAGGGCACGACCGCAGGGCACGTGGACACCATCGTCGCCCTGATCGCGCTGTTCCTGATCGTGCAGACCGTGCTGACGCGCTACGCGAAGCTGGCCGCCGGCAAGTTCGGCGAGGGCGTGCTGGCCGAGCTGCGCGAGAACTTCGTGTCCCGGGTCCTGGAGCTGCCGCTGTCCGTGGTGGAGCGCGCCGGCAGCGGCGACCTGCTCTCGCGCTCCTCGCGGGACGTGGACATGCTGAGCATGGCCGCGCGCTACGCGGTGCCCACCACGCTGGTCGCCATCGTCACGGTCCTGCTCACCATCGGCGCCCTGGCGCTGGTGAGCCCGTGGGCGGTGCTGCCGCTGCTGGTCATCGTGCCGCCGATCGGGGTGGTGTTCCGCTGGTACATGAAGCGCGCGCCGGAGGGCTACCTGGCCGAGAGCGCGCGCTACGCCGATCTGACCGACAGCCTGGCCGAGACGGTCGACGGCGCGCGCACCGTGGAGGCGCTCGGCCTGCAACGGCACCGGATCGAGCGCACCGACGAGGAGATCCGCCGCCAGTTCGCCGCCGAGCGCTACACGCTGCGGCTGCGCTGCGTGTTCTTCCCGACCGCAGAGTCCTGCTACATCGTTCCGGTCGCGCTGACGCTGCTGTTCGGCGGCCTGGGCTACGTCCACGGCTCGTTCACCCTGGGCCAGGTCACCGCGGCCACGCTGTACATGCAGCAGATCATGGGCCCGATCGACGAGATGCTCGCCTGGGCTGACCAGCTGCAGGTCGGCGGCGCCTCGCTGGCGCGGCTGCTCGGCGTGGCCGGCGTCCCGGCCGACCGCCAGGCCTCCGGGGAGCAGCCCGAGGGCGAGGACCTGCGCGCCACCGACGTGCGCTACTCCTACATCCCCGGCCGCGAAGTCCTGCACGGCGTGGACCTGTCCCTGCGCGCCGGCGAGCGCCTGGCGATGGTCGGACCCTCCGGCGCGGGCAAGTCCACCCTCGGCCGCCTGCTCGCCGGCATCCACGGCCCGACCGTCGGCTCGGTCGCCGTCGGCGGCGTCCCGCTGGTCGAACTCCCGCTCGCGGACCTGCGCGGCCAGGTCGCGCTGGTGAATCAGGAGCACCACGTGTTCGCCGGCACGGTGCGCGAGAACGTGGTCCTCCCGCGCCCGGAGGCCACCGAGGAGCAGGTCCGCGAAGCCCTCGCCGCCGTCGATGCGCTGACCTGGGTAGAGGCCCTGCCCGAAGGCCTCCAGACCCCGATCGGCGCCAACGGCCAGACCCTGTCCCCGGCCCAAGCCCAGCAACTGGCCCTGGCCCGCCTGGTCCTGGCCGACCCGCACACCCTCGTGCTCGACGAGGCGACCTCGCTGATCGACCCCCGAGCCGCCCGCCACCTGGAACGCTCCCTGGCAGCGGTCCTCGAGGGCCGCACGGTGATCGCCATCGCGCACCGCCTGCACACCGCGCACGACGCGGACCGCGTGGCGGTGGTCGAGGACGGCGTGATCGCCGAACTGGGCAGCCACGAGGAGCTGGTCGAGACCGGCGGAGCTTACGCCGGACTCTGGGATTCCTGGCACGGACGCGGGGCGGCCGCGGAGCAGGTGTAG